The Desulfovibrio sp. TomC genome includes a window with the following:
- a CDS encoding bifunctional diguanylate cyclase/phosphodiesterase yields the protein MLRTFMQFSPRFEQRYIPDGVGAVPSQVPELLRGQNRSLVAGHVGLGGVLGMVLLEIHDFYLLRRLFRPEVAAAVGEILENEARAVAKTRLPGVPVCLVERLDTGRVLIVLGGNAAALDTLERTAAAFRLEVRGRVRPEAVRLTGQELEIRCGAALVLSRGLDGLDMALASALAEASRLARGEAGKGASPMQREFREILELGRVRAVYQPIVNLRSGSVFAWEALARGPNESVFASPSMLFDFAEETEAVFVLEKACREAAIRGFSPGHDGAKLFCNIHPRTMLDPAFTPGETRKLLDKYGIEPRDVVLEITERHNVQDFKLFHRTLAHYRDAGYGVAVDDVGTGYSGLASIAEIKPDFMKIDMSLVRGIDANPVKRALLETLLTFAEKIGCRIVAEGIETESELICLIRLGVHFGQGFYLGRPALPPALPREDIRLAIVAGSSQAVDGLKCASPISDLAERPNQILHNAQVGEVKQFFDAEEAAHAVVVVRDGRPEGLIMSHHLDRLLSSQYGLALFLRREVTRIMDPQPLAVEWDTPVEVAAQAAMARDRDKLYDPILVTCRGKLSGIVSVQKILDALACVQVEMAKGANPLTGLPGNVAIEREIARRAAAQNATCLVYVDLDNFKVYNDVFGFQNGDKAILMTARILGEALASHGGEEDFLGHVGGDDFVLLCGCDTVEPVCQAAIEAFAAASPALYNPEDRKRGFIEGQSRDGRVGRFDLLTISMGVIDCAFAVPVTMDELGQRAAAVKKFAKSRSGNSLVRDRRSPLGLPGETDERREPAEGK from the coding sequence ATGCTTAGGACGTTTATGCAGTTTTCGCCGAGATTTGAACAGCGTTATATCCCCGATGGGGTGGGTGCCGTCCCTTCCCAGGTCCCGGAATTGCTGCGTGGCCAGAACCGGTCTCTGGTGGCCGGACACGTTGGCCTTGGCGGCGTTTTGGGCATGGTGCTCCTGGAAATTCATGACTTCTACCTGCTGCGCCGGTTGTTTCGACCGGAGGTCGCCGCAGCGGTGGGAGAGATTTTGGAGAACGAGGCGCGGGCGGTGGCCAAGACCCGGCTCCCGGGGGTGCCGGTGTGCCTGGTCGAGCGCCTGGATACCGGACGAGTCCTGATCGTTCTGGGCGGCAACGCAGCGGCTCTGGATACGCTTGAGCGCACGGCGGCGGCGTTTCGCCTGGAGGTGCGGGGACGGGTTCGACCTGAGGCCGTGCGCCTGACCGGCCAGGAACTGGAAATCCGCTGTGGCGCGGCCCTGGTGCTGAGCCGTGGCCTGGACGGCCTGGACATGGCCCTGGCCTCGGCTTTGGCTGAAGCCTCGCGTCTGGCCCGGGGCGAAGCCGGCAAGGGAGCGTCCCCCATGCAGCGGGAGTTCCGGGAAATCCTCGAACTCGGTCGGGTGCGGGCGGTCTATCAGCCCATCGTCAACCTGCGAAGCGGCTCGGTGTTTGCCTGGGAGGCTCTGGCCCGGGGTCCAAACGAGAGCGTTTTTGCCTCGCCGTCCATGCTGTTTGATTTCGCCGAGGAGACCGAAGCCGTTTTCGTTCTGGAGAAGGCCTGCCGGGAAGCAGCCATTCGCGGGTTCTCGCCGGGGCACGACGGGGCCAAGCTCTTTTGCAACATCCATCCCCGCACCATGCTCGATCCGGCCTTCACCCCCGGGGAAACGCGCAAGCTGCTCGACAAGTACGGCATAGAACCCCGGGACGTGGTGCTGGAGATCACCGAGCGCCATAATGTCCAGGATTTCAAGCTGTTCCATCGCACCCTCGCCCATTACCGCGACGCCGGCTACGGCGTGGCCGTGGACGACGTGGGCACCGGCTATTCCGGACTGGCCTCCATTGCCGAAATCAAACCCGATTTCATGAAGATCGACATGTCGCTGGTGCGCGGCATCGACGCCAACCCGGTCAAGCGGGCGCTTTTGGAAACGCTCCTCACCTTTGCCGAGAAAATCGGCTGCCGCATCGTGGCCGAGGGGATCGAGACCGAATCCGAGCTGATCTGCCTCATCCGTCTGGGCGTGCATTTCGGCCAGGGATTCTATCTCGGCCGGCCGGCCCTGCCGCCGGCCCTGCCGCGCGAGGACATCCGGCTGGCCATCGTCGCCGGCTCCAGCCAGGCGGTGGACGGCCTCAAGTGCGCCTCCCCGATAAGCGATCTGGCGGAACGGCCAAATCAGATCCTGCACAATGCCCAGGTGGGCGAGGTCAAACAGTTTTTTGACGCCGAGGAAGCGGCCCACGCCGTGGTGGTGGTGCGCGACGGCCGGCCCGAAGGCCTGATCATGAGCCACCATCTCGACCGGCTGCTCAGCTCCCAGTATGGTCTGGCCCTGTTTCTGCGCCGCGAGGTCACCCGCATCATGGACCCCCAGCCCCTGGCCGTGGAGTGGGACACGCCCGTGGAAGTGGCGGCCCAGGCCGCCATGGCCCGGGACCGCGACAAGCTCTACGACCCCATCCTGGTCACCTGCCGGGGCAAGCTGTCGGGAATCGTGTCGGTGCAAAAAATCCTCGACGCCCTGGCCTGCGTCCAGGTGGAAATGGCCAAGGGAGCCAACCCGCTGACCGGCCTGCCCGGCAACGTGGCCATCGAACGCGAGATCGCCCGGCGTGCGGCGGCCCAGAACGCCACCTGTCTGGTCTATGTCGATCTGGATAATTTCAAGGTCTACAACGACGTCTTCGGGTTCCAAAACGGCGACAAGGCCATCCTCATGACCGCCCGCATCCTGGGCGAGGCCCTGGCTTCCCACGGCGGCGAGGAGGATTTCCTGGGCCACGTAGGCGGCGACGACTTCGTGCTGCTGTGCGGTTGCGACACGGTGGAGCCGGTCTGCCAGGCGGCCATCGAGGCCTTTGCTGCCGCCTCGCCGGCCCTCTACAACCCCGAGGACCGGAAGCGGGGCTTTATTGAAGGCCAAAGCCGCGACGGTCGGGTGGGGCGCTTTGATCTGCTCACCATCTCCATGGGCGTCATCGACTGCGCCTTTGCCGTGCCCGTAACCATGGACGAGCTGGGCCAGCGGGCGGCGGCGGTCAAGAAATTCGCCAAATCCCGCAGCGGCAATTCCCTCGTGCGCGACCGGCGCAGCCCGCTCGGCCTGCCCGGCGAAACGGATGAACGCCGGGAGCCGGCCGAGGGGAAGTGA
- a CDS encoding glycosyltransferase, whose amino-acid sequence MSRTPPQTLPTDRPRPCPVFDAMALASIVIPTYNQAAYLPACVDRCLFQTHPELEIIIVDGGSTDATKAYLDALPGHIATAAAEPVVRMDADGQVVRERVLTYPQNRRLSIVRFETDIGPTRTYNEGLARATGEYCTFIPGDDLPYPHMIEELAAALARSGADFAYADQDVLEDDGRIYRRMTFPEFDMKACLAEWYHLGVCRLYRRRLHETVGLMDEAYTSANDYDHYLRFAMAGATFVHVPRVLYGVRRHGPARPTGQHTPTRYANLLAESCRLATRAREFLDSKDTAAP is encoded by the coding sequence ATGTCCCGGACGCCGCCGCAGACCTTGCCGACCGACCGGCCAAGGCCCTGTCCGGTTTTTGACGCCATGGCCCTGGCCAGCATCGTCATCCCCACCTACAATCAGGCCGCCTACCTGCCGGCCTGCGTGGACCGCTGCCTGTTCCAGACCCATCCGGAACTGGAGATCATTATTGTGGACGGCGGCTCCACCGACGCCACCAAAGCCTATCTCGACGCCCTGCCCGGACACATTGCCACGGCTGCGGCCGAGCCGGTGGTCCGCATGGACGCGGACGGGCAGGTCGTTCGCGAACGGGTGCTCACCTACCCCCAGAACAGGCGTCTTTCGATCGTGCGCTTTGAGACCGACATCGGCCCCACCCGCACCTACAACGAAGGTCTGGCCCGGGCAACCGGCGAGTACTGCACGTTCATTCCCGGCGACGACCTGCCCTATCCGCACATGATCGAGGAACTGGCCGCAGCCCTGGCGCGTTCCGGAGCCGACTTCGCCTACGCCGACCAGGACGTGCTGGAAGACGACGGCCGCATCTATCGCCGCATGACCTTTCCGGAATTCGATATGAAGGCCTGTCTGGCCGAATGGTACCATCTGGGCGTATGCCGGCTCTATCGTCGCCGGCTGCATGAAACCGTCGGGCTTATGGACGAGGCCTATACGAGCGCCAACGACTACGACCACTACCTGCGTTTCGCCATGGCCGGGGCGACGTTTGTCCATGTGCCGCGCGTGCTTTACGGCGTGCGCCGCCACGGGCCGGCACGTCCGACCGGCCAGCATACGCCGACCCGCTACGCCAACCTGCTGGCCGAATCCTGTCGTCTGGCCACCCGGGCCAGGGAATTTCTCGACTCGAAGGACACGGCCGCGCCGTGA
- a CDS encoding N-acetylneuraminate synthase family protein — MPIAPIIRLRSGHAVGPGCPAFLVAEIGNNHQGSLETAREMVRAAAACGANAVKFQKRDLGALFTRAGLDAPYGGANSFGDTYGRHRAALELSGEALAELKTLAESLGLTFFASAWDAPSLRLLAALGVELLKIPSADLVTVPLLRLAGETGLPVILSTGMSGLADLDMAVAELRRFHERIVILHCNSSYPCPDEQVGLPVMDVLRRRYGLPVGYSGHERGLGPTIAAVAFAPVVIERHFTLDRSLPGTDHQVSLTPEAFAAMADMVRQAEAAMQVRRKQIFPGEAAAAVKLRKSLVFARDLPAGHTVGPEDLACKCPGTGLTPALGDAVVGSRLLATVRQDEAVRFDILAAPNVPDAAADLADRPAKALSGF; from the coding sequence ATGCCCATCGCCCCGATCATCCGCCTGCGCAGCGGCCACGCCGTCGGCCCGGGATGCCCGGCCTTCCTGGTGGCCGAAATCGGCAACAACCACCAAGGCAGCCTGGAGACCGCCCGGGAAATGGTGCGTGCTGCGGCGGCCTGCGGGGCCAATGCCGTCAAATTCCAGAAACGCGACCTGGGTGCGCTTTTCACCCGGGCCGGCCTGGACGCCCCCTATGGCGGGGCCAACAGTTTCGGCGACACCTACGGCCGCCACCGGGCGGCACTGGAGCTGTCCGGCGAGGCCCTGGCCGAACTCAAAACCCTGGCCGAATCCCTTGGGCTGACCTTTTTCGCCTCGGCCTGGGATGCGCCCAGCCTGCGCCTGCTGGCGGCCCTTGGCGTCGAACTCCTCAAAATCCCCTCGGCCGATCTGGTCACGGTGCCGCTGTTGCGGCTGGCCGGGGAAACCGGCCTGCCGGTCATCCTCTCCACCGGCATGAGCGGGCTGGCCGACCTCGACATGGCCGTGGCCGAGCTGCGCCGCTTCCACGAGCGCATCGTGATCCTGCACTGCAACAGCTCCTACCCCTGCCCGGACGAGCAGGTCGGGTTGCCGGTCATGGACGTCCTGCGCCGCCGCTACGGGTTGCCGGTCGGCTATTCCGGCCACGAGCGCGGCCTGGGGCCGACCATTGCGGCCGTGGCCTTCGCCCCGGTCGTCATTGAGCGCCATTTCACCCTGGACCGCAGCCTGCCCGGCACCGACCATCAGGTGTCGCTCACCCCCGAGGCCTTTGCCGCCATGGCCGACATGGTGCGCCAAGCCGAGGCGGCCATGCAGGTCAGGCGCAAGCAGATTTTCCCGGGCGAGGCCGCAGCTGCGGTCAAGCTGCGCAAATCCCTGGTCTTCGCCCGCGACCTGCCGGCCGGACACACGGTCGGCCCCGAAGACCTGGCCTGCAAATGCCCCGGCACGGGCCTGACCCCGGCCCTTGGCGACGCGGTCGTCGGCAGCCGGCTCCTGGCCACGGTGCGCCAGGACGAGGCCGTGCGCTTCGATATCCTGGCCGCCCCGAATGTCCCGGACGCCGCCGCAGACCTTGCCGACCGACCGGCCAAGGCCCTGTCCGGTTTTTGA
- a CDS encoding ABC transporter ATP-binding protein, with translation MNQPMIEIHGLTKAFQGQPVLRGVDMIVPEGMVTAVIGKSGEGKSVLLKHIIGLLRQDAGEILFHGEALSAMSREGQRAFRRRCSYMFQNMALFDSMTVAENIALPLRETEHLNESQAAAKVMAMAERLELAGILGKYPSQISGGMQKRVALARALVTQPGLVLFDEPTTGLDPIRKASVLQLIDSARRQFDFTAVLVSHDIPDVFAVAGHVAMLDAGRIVWQGSPEAIGHSQDPVVQRFLAGEPEPDADDVGSGFS, from the coding sequence ATGAACCAGCCCATGATCGAAATTCACGGCCTGACCAAGGCCTTTCAGGGACAGCCCGTGCTTCGCGGCGTGGATATGATCGTGCCCGAGGGCATGGTCACGGCTGTCATCGGGAAATCCGGCGAGGGCAAAAGCGTCCTTTTAAAGCATATCATCGGCCTGTTGCGCCAGGATGCAGGCGAGATCCTGTTTCATGGCGAGGCGCTTTCGGCCATGTCCCGGGAGGGGCAACGGGCCTTTCGCCGCCGCTGCAGCTACATGTTCCAGAACATGGCCCTGTTTGATTCCATGACCGTGGCCGAGAATATCGCCCTGCCGTTGCGTGAAACAGAGCACTTAAATGAATCCCAGGCCGCCGCCAAGGTCATGGCCATGGCCGAACGGCTGGAACTGGCCGGCATCCTCGGCAAATATCCGTCCCAGATTTCCGGCGGGATGCAGAAACGAGTCGCTCTGGCCCGGGCTTTGGTGACACAGCCCGGACTGGTTTTGTTCGACGAGCCGACCACCGGCCTCGACCCCATCCGCAAGGCCTCGGTGCTGCAACTGATCGACTCCGCCCGGCGACAGTTTGATTTCACGGCCGTGCTCGTCAGCCACGACATCCCGGACGTGTTCGCCGTGGCCGGCCATGTGGCCATGCTCGACGCCGGGCGCATTGTCTGGCAGGGCTCGCCCGAGGCCATCGGCCACAGCCAGGACCCGGTGGTGCAGCGGTTTCTGGCCGGCGAACCCGAGCCTGACGCCGACGACGTCGGGTCTGGCTTTTCCTAA
- a CDS encoding acetolactate decarboxylase, whose protein sequence is MSRLALLRAAVLAVSLFVADPGRLWAATLHQTGSIEGLIVGDYAGQRSCAGLVRQGDFGLGTFADLDGEMVVLDGVVYQVTSDGVVHRARPGQLAPFAQIVRFAGSVDLGRVDGLDLPALTAALTDRLPDPSKMCAVRVDGVFPTLTVRSVPAQAKPWPPLAEAIKHQSTFPLTDIAGTLVGIYTPPGLPSLSPAGWHFHFLSHDRRHGGHVLALTTGPAKARGDAVTVLDVVYPPGVLPRGNVAKPAAGTE, encoded by the coding sequence ATGTCACGCCTTGCCCTGCTGCGCGCCGCCGTCCTGGCCGTCTCGCTGTTCGTTGCCGACCCGGGCCGGCTTTGGGCTGCCACCCTGCACCAGACCGGCTCCATCGAGGGCCTGATCGTCGGCGATTATGCCGGCCAGCGGTCCTGTGCCGGGCTTGTGCGCCAGGGCGACTTTGGCCTGGGCACGTTTGCCGATCTCGACGGCGAGATGGTGGTCCTGGACGGGGTCGTCTATCAGGTGACGTCCGACGGCGTGGTCCACCGGGCGCGTCCTGGCCAACTGGCTCCCTTTGCCCAGATCGTGCGCTTTGCCGGGTCCGTCGATCTTGGCCGGGTGGACGGCCTGGACCTGCCCGCCCTGACCGCCGCCCTGACCGACCGGCTGCCGGACCCCTCCAAAATGTGCGCCGTGCGGGTGGACGGCGTTTTCCCGACCCTGACCGTACGCAGCGTGCCGGCCCAAGCCAAGCCCTGGCCGCCCCTGGCCGAGGCAATCAAGCACCAGAGCACCTTTCCCCTGACCGACATTGCCGGGACCCTGGTCGGCATTTATACGCCCCCTGGCCTGCCGTCCCTGTCCCCGGCCGGCTGGCATTTTCATTTTTTAAGCCATGACCGCCGCCACGGCGGCCATGTCCTGGCCCTGACCACCGGCCCGGCCAAGGCCCGGGGCGACGCCGTGACGGTCCTGGACGTCGTCTATCCGCCCGGCGTGCTCCCCCGGGGCAACGTGGCCAAACCTGCGGCCGGAACGGAATAA
- a CDS encoding O-antigen ligase family protein: MGAAATESGMAGGVMRAGGIVLVAGHLLLSAMTLWSLGRPAQAFAGLILAGSAAMAVSRRGLSLGLFLLGFTLFLFGWQTYVYPAVAFGLVLDAAALALVWGNLGRRPAGPGLTGAFLGAVVVMVLGSMWLLPWDRLASAAALFGPSRFFAAMVFSPAHAPAYGLAAALRLAVMAVFAWELAGSRLAGRFETLAAGIAAGLVTAIVFGLTEHFRGDHYLLHYRFTSLFANPGWFAEYAAVAAPFLLLPFARRGLWRRGYGTACLALCAGALVLTLARAGWIAGSLTLACAVLLYLRDGPMARFPRPYGHLPGLAVAGALVVALAFWASGRELSAISRPINALLKERVGNFTDSPRPALFRSGLLIAAERPVFGMGYESYARHYPVLLATPAAWLGRYGDPSAEVFETSHNMYIQLLSGLGIAGLGLWLALVGRAGWVLWRRARDTAGMLDAALLLSLVAFHIYAFFQEMFYVPPVLFLLFVPLGRAMALEDGGRGRRWPAHLAWGLALAAVLSYAADAGLSRTGARLSLPQWRCGPVVYEGFFPPEPIAGQTMRWSVGDAAVQVAPGEVSLTLFSPVPTDVVLVSDAGLLDRLHLGGAPTTRRYHLPDVGDGRAQTIFIMPDSAFVPMAQTGALDPRRLGVAVGVAVEPGERVGEKVGEKAGSASGGRGDDPPGPLPQGK, encoded by the coding sequence ATGGGCGCGGCAGCGACGGAGAGCGGCATGGCCGGCGGGGTGATGCGGGCGGGTGGCATTGTGCTCGTGGCCGGGCATCTGTTGCTTTCGGCCATGACCCTGTGGTCCCTGGGCCGTCCGGCCCAGGCCTTTGCCGGCCTGATCCTGGCCGGCAGCGCGGCCATGGCCGTGTCGCGCCGGGGGCTGTCCCTGGGCCTTTTCCTGCTCGGGTTCACGCTTTTTCTCTTCGGCTGGCAGACCTACGTCTACCCGGCCGTGGCCTTTGGACTGGTTCTTGACGCAGCCGCGCTGGCCCTGGTCTGGGGCAATCTCGGCCGTCGGCCGGCCGGCCCGGGACTGACCGGCGCGTTCCTTGGGGCCGTTGTGGTCATGGTTCTGGGCTCCATGTGGCTTCTGCCCTGGGACCGTCTGGCGAGTGCGGCGGCGCTGTTTGGCCCAAGTCGGTTTTTCGCCGCCATGGTCTTTTCCCCGGCCCATGCCCCGGCTTACGGTCTGGCCGCAGCCTTGCGGCTGGCCGTCATGGCCGTCTTTGCCTGGGAACTGGCCGGGAGCCGGCTTGCCGGACGTTTTGAGACCCTGGCGGCCGGCATCGCGGCCGGGCTGGTCACGGCCATTGTCTTTGGCCTGACCGAGCATTTCCGGGGCGACCACTACCTGCTCCATTACCGCTTCACCTCGCTTTTTGCCAATCCGGGCTGGTTTGCCGAATACGCGGCCGTGGCCGCGCCGTTTCTGCTCCTGCCCTTTGCCCGCCGGGGCCTGTGGCGGCGGGGCTACGGCACGGCCTGTCTGGCCCTTTGCGCCGGGGCTCTGGTCCTCACCCTGGCCCGGGCCGGCTGGATCGCCGGCAGCCTGACCTTGGCCTGTGCGGTGCTGCTGTATCTGCGCGACGGTCCCATGGCCCGGTTTCCCCGGCCCTACGGCCATCTGCCCGGGCTGGCCGTGGCCGGCGCACTGGTTGTCGCCCTGGCTTTTTGGGCCTCGGGCCGGGAATTGTCGGCCATAAGCCGGCCGATCAACGCCCTGCTCAAGGAACGAGTCGGCAATTTCACGGATTCGCCCCGACCGGCGCTGTTCCGCTCGGGCCTGCTCATTGCCGCCGAGCGCCCGGTTTTCGGCATGGGCTATGAAAGCTACGCCCGCCACTATCCGGTCCTCCTGGCCACGCCGGCCGCCTGGCTCGGGCGCTACGGCGACCCGTCGGCCGAGGTGTTTGAGACCTCCCACAACATGTATATCCAGCTCCTCTCGGGCCTGGGGATTGCCGGGCTTGGCCTGTGGCTGGCCCTGGTCGGCCGGGCCGGCTGGGTGCTGTGGCGACGGGCCAGGGACACGGCCGGGATGCTCGACGCCGCCTTGCTCCTGTCCCTGGTCGCCTTTCATATTTATGCGTTCTTTCAGGAAATGTTTTACGTGCCCCCGGTCCTCTTCCTGCTCTTCGTGCCTCTTGGCCGGGCCATGGCCCTGGAAGACGGGGGGCGGGGGCGGCGCTGGCCGGCGCATTTGGCCTGGGGCCTGGCCTTGGCCGCGGTCCTTTCCTACGCCGCCGACGCCGGACTTTCTCGCACCGGGGCGCGGTTGTCCCTGCCCCAGTGGCGCTGCGGCCCGGTGGTTTACGAAGGATTCTTCCCGCCCGAGCCCATTGCCGGGCAGACCATGCGCTGGAGCGTGGGAGACGCGGCCGTGCAGGTCGCGCCCGGCGAGGTGTCCCTGACCCTTTTTTCGCCCGTGCCGACCGACGTCGTCCTGGTGTCCGACGCCGGTCTCCTGGACCGGCTGCACCTTGGCGGCGCTCCGACGACCCGGCGCTACCATCTGCCGGACGTAGGCGACGGCCGGGCACAGACCATTTTCATCATGCCCGACAGCGCCTTTGTGCCCATGGCCCAGACCGGCGCCCTCGACCCCAGACGGCTGGGCGTGGCTGTGGGCGTCGCGGTGGAGCCAGGAGAGAGGGTGGGAGAGAAGGTAGGGGAGAAGGCGGGGAGCGCCTCCGGCGGCCGGGGGGATGATCCCCCCGGACCCCTGCCACAGGGCAAGTAA
- a CDS encoding polysaccharide deacetylase family protein: MEKIRGFRVLFRALALTAALLAAPAAMGGVCLAGMVSLVFDDGLSSVYEYAFPVLTRYGLVATTGIIADRVDSGDPDFMNEKQLHELEKAGWEIASHSLTHKRPIDIPKFVAEEKCLLLKPIVGQRPLFEAKYKYEELAGLMENGKLLRERSNGKLVRDEPGSYYFDELIGEVLVHPFDPASAEKQQIVAISYEREMQASKQELSDRGFAVSTYITPHNYWTPEMSELSKRFYSQVANGGDTFNRKGSTDRYWLKRFVVHTNDTAEAIIGLVKEHAIRENGWVIFCMHGIGSDLGWEPWDAAKLGQLADFLKKKAVPVVTIDKGVKLWVEGKGKPGV, encoded by the coding sequence ATGGAAAAAATTCGTGGATTTCGTGTTCTCTTTCGTGCCCTGGCTCTGACCGCAGCCCTGTTGGCCGCTCCCGCCGCCATGGGGGGGGTGTGTCTGGCCGGCATGGTCAGCCTGGTCTTCGATGACGGGCTTTCCAGCGTTTACGAATATGCCTTTCCGGTGCTCACCCGCTATGGATTGGTGGCCACGACCGGCATCATTGCCGACCGGGTGGATTCCGGCGATCCGGACTTCATGAATGAAAAGCAGTTGCATGAACTGGAGAAGGCCGGCTGGGAAATCGCCTCCCATAGCCTCACCCACAAGCGGCCCATCGACATCCCCAAGTTTGTGGCCGAAGAGAAATGCCTTCTGCTCAAACCCATAGTCGGCCAGCGCCCGCTTTTCGAGGCCAAGTACAAGTACGAAGAGCTGGCCGGATTGATGGAAAACGGCAAACTGCTGCGTGAGCGCTCCAACGGCAAATTGGTGCGCGACGAACCTGGCAGCTATTACTTCGACGAGCTGATCGGCGAGGTCCTGGTCCACCCCTTTGATCCTGCCAGCGCGGAAAAGCAGCAGATCGTGGCCATCTCCTACGAACGCGAGATGCAGGCCTCCAAACAAGAGCTTTCCGACCGCGGCTTTGCCGTCAGCACCTATATCACCCCGCATAACTACTGGACCCCGGAGATGAGCGAACTCTCCAAGCGCTTTTATTCCCAGGTGGCCAACGGCGGCGACACCTTCAATCGCAAGGGCTCCACCGACCGCTATTGGCTCAAGCGGTTTGTAGTCCATACCAACGACACGGCCGAGGCTATTATCGGGCTGGTCAAGGAACACGCCATCCGGGAGAACGGCTGGGTGATCTTTTGTATGCACGGCATTGGTTCCGATCTGGGCTGGGAACCCTGGGATGCCGCAAAGCTCGGGCAACTCGCCGACTTTTTGAAGAAAAAGGCCGTACCCGTCGTCACCATCGACAAGGGCGTCAAACTCTGGGTCGAAGGGAAAGGCAAGCCCGGCGTATAA
- a CDS encoding sigma-54 dependent transcriptional regulator codes for MAEKTILFVAPAQAVTQFFPFFKEAGIAAGIADSLATALSAIRKSPPCIIFSQAKMGVYTAEHLLAEAQNFDPFPPVIVFTDRGTATEAARCLELGARDYWLEPLTWDKILAMLPDDAPAKAEPVVPVPRHAAVPATSGKGFAVVGEHPAIRRVLALARQVARSKATVLISGESGTGKEMFARYLHASSDRADGPFVAINCAALPEHLLESELFGHEKGSFTGAIARKLGKFEMASGGTILLDEISEMDLGLQAKLLRVLQESEFDRVGGTDTVHVDVRVLATTNRRMDEAVAEGKFRQDLYYRLNVIPLKLPPLRDRGADIPRLAQFFVEKFRKAYGLPPLAFSADAKDWLMAYDWPGNVRELQNLMERAVLLAGDGPIRKAHFLLDPDVWPGEGGDAAYDPMTGPGEGDAGEVSEEAAASGAAAAGEADDPFDMAAAARNLGELPGGGAGEVVTLDVMERHMIIKSLDRTEGNRTQAAQLLGISVRTLRNKLNEYRKLGIDVP; via the coding sequence ATGGCGGAAAAGACAATACTTTTTGTCGCCCCAGCCCAGGCGGTGACCCAATTTTTTCCCTTCTTCAAGGAAGCCGGGATAGCCGCCGGTATCGCCGACTCCCTGGCCACAGCCCTGTCCGCCATTCGCAAGTCGCCGCCCTGCATCATTTTTTCCCAGGCCAAAATGGGTGTTTATACCGCTGAACATCTGTTGGCCGAGGCCCAGAATTTCGACCCGTTCCCGCCCGTCATCGTCTTTACCGACCGGGGCACGGCCACCGAGGCCGCCCGCTGTCTGGAACTCGGGGCCAGGGACTACTGGCTCGAACCGCTTACCTGGGACAAAATTCTGGCCATGCTGCCGGACGATGCCCCGGCCAAGGCCGAACCCGTCGTGCCCGTCCCCCGGCACGCCGCCGTGCCGGCCACCTCCGGCAAGGGTTTTGCCGTGGTGGGCGAACATCCGGCCATCCGTCGCGTCCTGGCCCTGGCCCGTCAGGTGGCCAGGTCCAAGGCGACCGTGCTCATTTCCGGCGAGTCCGGCACCGGCAAGGAGATGTTCGCCCGTTATCTCCATGCCTCCTCCGACCGGGCCGACGGCCCCTTTGTGGCCATCAACTGCGCCGCTTTGCCCGAACATCTGCTCGAATCCGAGCTTTTTGGCCACGAAAAAGGGTCGTTCACCGGGGCCATTGCCCGCAAGCTCGGCAAGTTCGAGATGGCCAGCGGCGGCACCATCCTGCTCGACGAAATTTCCGAGATGGACCTGGGCCTGCAGGCCAAGCTCCTGCGCGTGCTCCAGGAGAGCGAGTTCGACCGGGTGGGCGGCACGGATACCGTGCACGTGGACGTGCGCGTCTTGGCCACCACCAACCGGCGCATGGACGAAGCCGTGGCCGAGGGCAAGTTCCGCCAGGACCTGTATTATCGCTTAAACGTCATCCCGCTCAAACTGCCGCCGTTGCGCGACCGCGGGGCGGACATCCCCAGGCTGGCCCAGTTTTTCGTGGAGAAATTCCGCAAGGCCTACGGCCTGCCGCCTCTGGCCTTTTCCGCCGACGCCAAGGATTGGCTCATGGCTTACGACTGGCCCGGCAATGTGCGTGAGCTGCAAAATCTCATGGAGCGCGCCGTGCTCCTGGCCGGAGACGGTCCCATCCGCAAGGCCCATTTCCTGCTCGATCCCGACGTCTGGCCCGGCGAAGGCGGCGACGCGGCCTATGATCCCATGACCGGACCCGGTGAAGGGGATGCCGGCGAGGTCTCCGAGGAGGCCGCTGCCTCCGGCGCGGCTGCTGCTGGCGAGGCCGACGATCCTTTCGACATGGCCGCCGCTGCCCGCAACCTGGGCGAACTGCCCGGCGGCGGGGCCGGCGAGGTGGTGACCCTCGATGTCATGGAACGCCACATGATCATCAAGAGCCTGGACCGCACCGAGGGCAACCGCACCCAGGCCGCCCAGCTTCTGGGGATTTCCGTACGCACGCTGCGCAACAAACTAAACGAGTACCGCAAGCTCGGCATCGACGTCCCCTGA